A portion of the Actomonas aquatica genome contains these proteins:
- a CDS encoding polysaccharide deacetylase family protein, whose protein sequence is MTRFRHLLLALTVVALARAESVEEAVAPEGFHWPHGAQAAVCLTYDDSLASQLDVAFPQLEAMGLKGTFFLMGNGGTMVDRVEDWRAVAAAGHELGSHSLFHPCRRGLPNRDWVSVTHDLDVYTLDRLEKELLITDTLLHAIDGETERTFAYPCGETVVEHGEVSFLPVTRKLFIASRGVDPTIMAPRDLKFSNTPAFDPSHGDLQATIDYLEACAEAGTVAVFLMHGVEGDYLETPEGLHQQILDYLVAHKDRFWVDTFKNVMTHAQGEFERLGWPVE, encoded by the coding sequence ATGACCCGATTCCGCCATCTGTTGCTCGCCCTCACTGTTGTTGCCCTCGCTCGGGCTGAGTCCGTCGAGGAGGCGGTTGCGCCGGAGGGGTTTCACTGGCCGCACGGTGCGCAGGCAGCGGTGTGTCTGACCTACGATGATTCGCTCGCGTCACAGCTCGACGTAGCGTTTCCGCAGCTGGAGGCGATGGGGTTGAAGGGCACGTTTTTTCTGATGGGCAACGGTGGCACCATGGTGGACCGGGTGGAGGATTGGCGGGCAGTGGCGGCGGCCGGGCATGAGTTGGGCAGCCACTCGCTGTTTCATCCCTGTCGGCGCGGCCTGCCGAATCGCGACTGGGTGAGCGTCACGCACGACCTCGACGTCTACACGCTCGATCGGCTGGAGAAGGAGTTGCTCATCACCGACACGCTGTTGCATGCGATCGATGGCGAGACCGAGCGCACCTTCGCCTACCCGTGCGGCGAGACGGTGGTGGAGCATGGCGAGGTGTCGTTTCTGCCGGTGACGCGGAAGCTGTTCATCGCCTCGCGCGGGGTGGACCCGACCATCATGGCGCCGCGCGACCTGAAGTTCAGCAACACGCCGGCATTCGATCCCTCGCACGGCGACCTGCAGGCGACCATCGATTATCTCGAGGCCTGTGCGGAGGCGGGCACCGTGGCGGTGTTTCTCATGCACGGCGTGGAAGGGGATTACCTCGAAACGCCAGAGGGGTTGCACCAGCAGATTCTCGATTACCTGGTGGCCCACAAAGACCGGTTCTGGGTCGATACCTTCAAGAACGTGATGACGCACGCGCAGGGCGAGTTCGAGCGCCTCGGCTGGCCGGTGGAGTGA
- a CDS encoding RNA polymerase sigma factor, whose translation MPPPDPISDPSLISDEALVAACLAGERDAFATIVERYQRLLCSLAYSATGRLSESEDLAQEAFVEAWHQLPKLSEPGKLRSWLCGILRFKVSRRRRADDRQPVHGAAPIEEIPEMETDDEPAAERVMRAEDQALLWQALERVPENYRTPLVLFYREHRSIEHVAVALDLSEDAVKQRLSRGRKLLQERMLSFVEGALSRSAPTKVFTLGVLAALPEWATPAQAAVAASGAGAGVSGSAAASAAQGGALAKTTAAAGALASLAGFVSAGLGLRASLDQARTGNERRQAIVMSVVFVGVLLAGLGVLYGLRAGALAALAEESRFAWMVAAQIVVAAIVVLYPLGLSRSLRAERRLRTAERLRDPAAFAQARDRAGAATGSYRSRLTLAGVPLVHFRFAKAEEGDGPVVGWIAGGDRAYGLLFAWGGVAVAPVSVGIVSGGLLTIGAVSFGAVSVGTMAVGGLALGCAAIGLRALGWLSALGWHGAQSGGFAVAEVAAQGRVAWAEHHNDATAHVLLNGESGGGVDGMVLALLAIATVLTLVPVVYYARGVRQRFGKSE comes from the coding sequence ATGCCGCCGCCTGACCCCATTTCCGACCCCTCCCTCATCAGCGACGAAGCGCTGGTGGCCGCCTGTCTGGCGGGAGAGCGCGACGCCTTCGCCACCATCGTGGAGCGTTACCAGCGTCTGCTCTGTTCGCTGGCCTACTCGGCCACCGGGCGCCTGAGCGAAAGCGAGGACCTGGCGCAGGAAGCGTTCGTGGAAGCCTGGCACCAGCTACCGAAGCTGAGTGAGCCGGGGAAACTGCGTTCGTGGCTGTGTGGCATCCTGCGGTTCAAGGTCAGTCGCCGACGCCGCGCGGATGATCGTCAACCTGTGCACGGAGCGGCGCCGATTGAGGAGATACCCGAAATGGAAACCGATGATGAGCCGGCGGCCGAGCGAGTGATGCGCGCCGAGGACCAGGCTTTGTTGTGGCAGGCGCTGGAGCGCGTGCCCGAAAACTACCGCACGCCGTTGGTGTTGTTCTATCGCGAACATCGCTCGATCGAGCATGTGGCGGTGGCGCTGGACCTGAGCGAGGACGCGGTGAAACAACGCCTCTCGCGTGGCCGCAAGCTGCTGCAGGAGCGCATGCTGAGTTTTGTCGAAGGGGCGCTCTCGCGCAGTGCGCCGACCAAGGTATTTACGCTGGGCGTGCTGGCTGCGCTGCCGGAGTGGGCGACGCCCGCGCAGGCGGCGGTCGCGGCTTCGGGGGCGGGGGCCGGCGTGTCGGGCTCGGCGGCCGCGTCGGCGGCGCAGGGAGGGGCCTTGGCCAAAACGACGGCGGCGGCGGGCGCGTTGGCGTCATTGGCCGGATTTGTGAGCGCGGGCCTCGGGTTGCGGGCGAGTCTCGATCAGGCGCGCACGGGCAACGAGCGGCGGCAGGCGATCGTGATGTCGGTCGTGTTTGTGGGCGTGTTGCTGGCCGGCCTGGGCGTGCTCTACGGGCTGCGGGCCGGGGCGTTGGCGGCGTTGGCGGAGGAGTCGCGCTTCGCGTGGATGGTGGCGGCGCAGATCGTCGTCGCGGCGATCGTGGTGCTGTATCCGCTCGGGCTGAGTCGGTCGTTGCGGGCGGAGCGGCGTTTGCGCACGGCGGAGCGTTTACGGGACCCGGCGGCGTTTGCGCAGGCGCGGGACCGGGCGGGCGCGGCGACGGGTTCGTATCGCAGTCGGCTGACGCTGGCGGGCGTGCCGTTGGTGCATTTTCGTTTTGCGAAGGCCGAGGAAGGCGACGGGCCGGTGGTCGGCTGGATCGCGGGCGGCGATCGCGCCTACGGGTTGTTGTTTGCCTGGGGCGGTGTGGCGGTGGCGCCGGTGAGTGTGGGCATCGTGTCCGGTGGGCTGCTCACGATCGGGGCGGTGAGTTTTGGCGCGGTGTCGGTGGGCACGATGGCGGTTGGTGGTCTGGCACTGGGTTGCGCGGCGATCGGACTGCGGGCGCTGGGGTGGTTGTCAGCGCTGGGCTGGCACGGCGCGCAGAGCGGCGGTTTTGCGGTGGCAGAGGTGGCTGCGCAGGGCCGGGTGGCTTGGGCCGAGCACCACAATGACGCGACGGCGCACGTGTTGCTGAATGGCGAAAGCGGCGGCGGCGTCGATGGCATGGTGCTGGCGCTGCTGGCGATCGCCACGGTGCTCACGCTGGTGCCGGTGGTGTATTACGCGCGCGGCGTGCGGCAGCGGTTTGGCAAGTCGGAGTAG
- a CDS encoding cupin domain-containing protein — MITPASTVPWQQLDDKVARRVLQSGDTLMLVEFSFAAGGIGALHSHAEHEQVGLITSGRFEVTVGNDTRVLGPGDSYHAALNQPHGVRALEDGTIIDAFTPLRADFLGN, encoded by the coding sequence ATGATCACCCCCGCCTCCACCGTTCCCTGGCAGCAACTCGACGACAAGGTCGCCCGCCGCGTCCTCCAATCCGGCGACACCCTCATGCTGGTGGAGTTTAGCTTCGCCGCCGGCGGCATCGGCGCCCTGCACAGCCACGCCGAACACGAGCAGGTCGGCCTCATCACCAGCGGCCGCTTCGAGGTCACCGTCGGCAACGACACCCGCGTGCTCGGCCCCGGCGACAGCTACCACGCCGCCCTCAACCAACCCCACGGCGTGCGCGCCCTCGAAGACGGCACCATCATCGACGCCTTCACCCCCCTGCGCGCCGACTTCCTCGGCAACTGA
- a CDS encoding M61 family metallopeptidase, producing the protein MLRRCCLVLALFVPLLTAAREPIAYTLSFPAAARHYADVEAVIPTDGAAELTLFMPTWTPGSYLIREYSRNIIDVTATDAAGTPLTVEKTSKNRWQITTAGADAITVAYRLFCREINVRSNWVERDFAVINGAPTYLTVADDFQRPYTVSVELPEGWVRSESAMTYTDAANTFTAPDFDTLVDSPLIAGSPQVDTFEVDGVLHRLVTIGGGDVWDNTRAARNLQKVVEIQRDFWGFLPYDEPYTVFNLLTGDRGGLEHRQSFTMTADRWYASTRGGIKSWLSLVSHEFFHAWNGKRLRPVELGPFDYEHENYTPSLWIVEGLTSYYQHLLLTRGGYNTPAQYLRALSGSIAGTQRTPGRLVQSLSDSSFDAWIKAYRRDENSLNTLFSYYGGGAVAGFIIDAQIQIVSNGQASLDDVMQAAYERYSGEHGYSEAEFIALAGEIAGADLTAWFDELVHHPGEFDYQPALDWFGLEFEAPRPPPSDDAYPVADEPVDRVRGWLGANTKSDGGKLVVSAVPDGTPAAAAGLAVDDELIAIDHHRVGDNGTLNKVVRNLGADTAIDLLVSRQGLLLTLPATLAAEPTETWQLKVRSDATDAQKARVAKWLQTDDGQR; encoded by the coding sequence ATGTTACGTCGCTGCTGTCTGGTCCTCGCCCTGTTCGTCCCGCTGCTCACCGCCGCCCGCGAACCCATCGCCTACACTCTGAGCTTCCCCGCCGCGGCCCGGCACTACGCCGATGTCGAAGCTGTCATCCCCACCGACGGCGCCGCCGAACTCACCCTCTTCATGCCCACCTGGACGCCGGGCTCGTATTTGATTCGCGAATACTCGCGCAACATCATCGACGTCACCGCCACCGACGCCGCCGGCACACCGCTCACCGTTGAGAAGACCAGCAAGAACCGCTGGCAGATCACCACCGCCGGCGCCGACGCCATCACCGTCGCCTACCGCCTCTTCTGCCGTGAAATCAACGTGCGCAGCAACTGGGTCGAGCGCGACTTCGCCGTCATCAACGGCGCCCCCACCTACCTCACCGTCGCCGACGATTTTCAACGCCCCTACACCGTCAGCGTCGAGCTCCCCGAGGGCTGGGTCCGCAGCGAAAGCGCCATGACCTATACCGACGCGGCCAACACCTTCACCGCCCCCGACTTCGACACCCTCGTCGACAGCCCCCTCATCGCCGGCTCTCCGCAGGTCGACACCTTCGAAGTCGACGGCGTCCTCCATCGCCTCGTCACCATCGGTGGCGGTGACGTCTGGGACAACACCCGCGCTGCCCGCAACCTGCAGAAGGTCGTCGAGATCCAACGCGATTTCTGGGGCTTCCTCCCCTACGACGAGCCCTACACCGTCTTCAATCTCCTCACCGGCGACCGCGGCGGCCTCGAGCACCGCCAGTCCTTCACCATGACCGCCGACCGCTGGTATGCCTCCACCCGCGGCGGCATCAAATCATGGCTGTCCCTCGTCAGCCACGAGTTTTTCCACGCCTGGAACGGCAAACGCCTCCGCCCGGTCGAGCTCGGCCCCTTCGACTACGAACACGAAAACTACACGCCCTCCCTCTGGATCGTCGAAGGCCTCACCAGCTACTACCAACACCTCCTCCTCACCCGCGGCGGCTACAACACCCCGGCCCAATACCTGCGCGCCCTCAGCGGCTCCATCGCCGGCACCCAACGCACTCCCGGCCGCCTCGTGCAATCGCTCAGCGACTCCTCCTTCGATGCCTGGATCAAGGCCTACCGCCGCGACGAAAATTCCCTCAACACCCTCTTCAGCTACTACGGCGGCGGCGCCGTCGCCGGCTTCATCATCGACGCGCAGATCCAGATCGTGAGCAACGGCCAGGCCTCCCTCGATGACGTCATGCAGGCCGCCTACGAACGCTACAGCGGCGAGCACGGTTACAGCGAAGCCGAGTTCATCGCGCTCGCTGGCGAAATCGCCGGCGCCGACCTCACCGCCTGGTTCGACGAACTCGTGCATCACCCGGGCGAGTTTGATTACCAACCCGCCCTCGACTGGTTCGGCCTCGAATTCGAAGCGCCGCGTCCGCCGCCCTCCGACGATGCCTACCCCGTGGCCGATGAACCCGTCGACCGCGTGCGCGGTTGGCTCGGCGCCAACACCAAATCCGACGGCGGCAAACTCGTCGTCAGCGCCGTGCCCGACGGCACCCCCGCCGCCGCCGCCGGCCTCGCCGTCGACGACGAACTCATCGCCATCGATCACCACCGCGTGGGTGACAACGGCACCCTCAACAAAGTCGTGCGCAACCTCGGTGCCGACACCGCGATCGACCTGCTCGTCTCACGCCAGGGCCTGCTCCTCACTCTCCCGGCCACCCTCGCCGCCGAGCCCACCGAAACCTGGCAACTCAAGGTCCGCTCCGACGCCACCGATGCCCAAAAAGCTCGCGTGGCCAAGTGGCTGCAAACCGACGACGGTCAAAGGTAG
- a CDS encoding FUSC family protein, whose product MNPRWWGAWLAEDRKSDRAISARATAGFLIPMLLHMAVGLPASVAVAAIAAHNLAMMDVRGDYRLRVMLLVGMAALLASAGALGVLAATSVVAAVAATAFVAAAAAIWRHVGSDYGLSLSTSSMLLFLVSLDHTARGVAVSSPVWGILAGAGVGLLLQTAMWPLRAQHPLRRAVSDSWIALSGVCDALQAGRPAGSLDTAEGVLRTTLDKTAKQLSGAVRHRRNGLAERLETLSVRAARLGVRVVAVHTALDGLGEGALRQRVEPSLAAVRTSLTNSARSIAVAVVSQQPAHLATCEVRLRRLNGLLESVRARLLAHPEDAGAEMLAELVERVREALPEVLEALRATMPRAGERALFAAELFDVQTWQLKPLATALNLRRNIDPALVRFGARLAVMAGFGAWLYRGLGVPHGYWIPFTLVVVMQPDYGSTRRRAWQRVAGTLAGSLAASLLMMMEPGSAMRLVWIAIGVFAFSFNLKRNVSLAGFGAAFFVVILLQHSGEGGATLALERVGATLVGGVLSFVGAMIFWPVWEHDRFGAVLKNSLQATADYLRRLEFKLREGGALDDETVLAKRRAEAASAAVFSSVGRLFADAHNPREQIERAATLANGNQRVLRLANLIMVGLHEGPGRLSADEARYFAVMTEALAHLAAQADITAASACDPGLESCTAALDTLPSLDTTQHAAAMHLARIATEVRAMLAGS is encoded by the coding sequence GTGAATCCTCGTTGGTGGGGAGCGTGGTTGGCCGAGGACCGGAAGTCCGATCGGGCGATTTCGGCGCGGGCGACGGCGGGGTTTTTGATTCCGATGCTGCTGCACATGGCGGTGGGGCTGCCGGCGTCGGTGGCGGTGGCGGCGATCGCGGCGCACAATCTGGCGATGATGGACGTGCGCGGGGACTACCGGCTGCGCGTGATGTTGTTGGTGGGCATGGCGGCGTTGTTGGCGTCGGCCGGGGCGCTGGGGGTCTTGGCGGCGACGAGTGTGGTGGCGGCGGTGGCCGCGACGGCGTTTGTGGCGGCGGCGGCGGCCATCTGGCGCCATGTGGGCAGTGACTACGGGCTGTCGCTTTCGACGTCTTCGATGCTGCTGTTTTTGGTGAGTCTCGATCATACGGCGCGCGGGGTGGCGGTGAGTTCGCCGGTGTGGGGGATCCTGGCCGGGGCGGGCGTGGGCTTGCTGTTGCAGACGGCGATGTGGCCGCTGCGCGCGCAGCATCCGTTGCGGCGCGCGGTGAGTGATTCGTGGATCGCGTTGTCGGGGGTGTGTGATGCGTTGCAGGCGGGGCGGCCGGCGGGGTCGTTGGATACGGCGGAGGGGGTGTTGCGCACGACCTTGGACAAGACGGCGAAGCAGTTGAGCGGGGCGGTGCGGCATCGGCGCAACGGGTTGGCGGAGCGGCTGGAAACGCTTAGCGTGCGGGCGGCGCGGCTGGGGGTGCGGGTGGTGGCGGTGCACACGGCGCTCGATGGGTTGGGTGAGGGGGCGCTGCGGCAGCGGGTGGAGCCGTCGTTGGCGGCGGTGCGCACGAGTTTGACCAACAGTGCGCGCAGCATCGCGGTGGCGGTGGTTTCGCAACAGCCGGCTCACCTGGCGACCTGTGAGGTGCGGCTGCGGCGTCTTAATGGTCTGTTGGAATCGGTGCGGGCGCGCCTGTTGGCGCATCCGGAAGACGCGGGTGCGGAGATGCTGGCGGAGCTGGTGGAGCGGGTGCGGGAGGCGTTGCCGGAAGTGTTGGAGGCCTTGCGGGCGACGATGCCACGTGCGGGTGAGCGGGCGCTGTTTGCGGCGGAGTTGTTCGATGTGCAGACGTGGCAACTGAAGCCGCTGGCGACGGCGCTGAACCTGCGGCGCAACATCGATCCGGCGCTGGTGCGGTTTGGCGCGCGTTTGGCGGTGATGGCGGGATTTGGGGCGTGGTTGTATCGCGGCCTGGGCGTGCCGCACGGCTATTGGATTCCGTTCACGCTGGTGGTGGTGATGCAGCCGGACTACGGGTCGACGCGGCGGCGGGCCTGGCAACGTGTGGCGGGCACGCTGGCCGGCAGTCTGGCGGCGTCGTTGTTGATGATGATGGAGCCGGGGAGCGCGATGCGGTTGGTTTGGATCGCGATCGGGGTCTTTGCCTTTTCCTTCAATCTGAAGCGCAACGTGTCGCTGGCGGGTTTTGGCGCGGCGTTTTTTGTGGTGATCCTGCTGCAACACTCGGGCGAGGGGGGCGCGACGCTGGCGTTGGAGCGCGTCGGCGCGACCTTGGTGGGTGGCGTGCTGTCCTTTGTGGGCGCGATGATTTTCTGGCCGGTGTGGGAGCACGACCGTTTTGGCGCGGTATTAAAAAACTCCCTACAGGCGACGGCGGACTATCTGCGGCGGCTGGAGTTTAAGCTGCGCGAGGGCGGCGCGTTGGACGATGAGACGGTGTTGGCCAAGCGCCGGGCGGAGGCGGCGAGCGCGGCGGTGTTTTCATCGGTCGGGCGCCTGTTTGCCGATGCGCACAATCCGCGGGAGCAGATCGAGCGCGCCGCGACGTTGGCCAACGGCAATCAGCGCGTGCTGCGCTTGGCCAACCTCATCATGGTGGGTTTGCACGAAGGGCCCGGTCGTTTGTCGGCGGATGAGGCGCGCTACTTTGCGGTGATGACGGAGGCGTTGGCGCACCTCGCGGCGCAGGCGGATATCACGGCGGCGTCGGCGTGTGATCCGGGCTTGGAGAGCTGCACGGCCGCGCTCGATACGCTACCGTCGCTCGATACGACACAGCATGCGGCGGCGATGCACCTGGCGCGCATCGCGACCGAAGTGCGTGCGATGTTGGCTGGGAGTTAG
- the tsaA gene encoding tRNA (N6-threonylcarbamoyladenosine(37)-N6)-methyltransferase TrmO, whose product MTPVAHLRTPFAEKFGVPRQSGIIGAAEGRVEFLPAFASPDFVRGLEAFSHVWLITGFHKNPAWDGAATVRPPRLGGNERVGVFASRAPLRPNGLGLSLVELRAIEPGALRVGGIDCVDGTPVYDIKPYLPWCEAKPEARADWAGSAPNVRTPDAVRLSEDVAAVLPAAVATLARQVLTLDLQPAYQKGPAATERTYGVTLAGWNLRWHPTPDNGIEVFAAEAVETA is encoded by the coding sequence ATGACGCCTGTTGCTCACTTACGCACGCCCTTTGCCGAGAAGTTTGGCGTGCCGCGGCAGTCGGGCATCATCGGCGCGGCGGAAGGGCGGGTGGAGTTTTTGCCCGCCTTTGCCTCGCCTGATTTTGTGCGCGGGTTGGAGGCGTTTTCGCACGTGTGGCTCATCACCGGTTTTCACAAAAACCCGGCTTGGGATGGCGCTGCGACGGTGCGGCCGCCGCGCTTGGGTGGCAATGAGCGCGTGGGGGTGTTCGCGTCGCGGGCACCGTTGCGGCCCAACGGGCTCGGCCTGTCCTTGGTCGAGCTGCGCGCGATCGAGCCCGGCGCGCTGCGGGTGGGGGGCATTGACTGCGTGGACGGCACGCCCGTTTACGACATCAAACCCTACCTGCCCTGGTGCGAAGCCAAACCCGAAGCCCGTGCGGACTGGGCGGGCTCGGCGCCCAACGTGCGCACGCCGGACGCGGTGCGTTTGAGTGAAGACGTGGCGGCGGTCTTGCCGGCCGCGGTGGCGACGCTCGCGCGCCAGGTGCTCACGCTGGACCTGCAGCCGGCTTATCAAAAAGGTCCTGCGGCCACCGAGCGCACCTACGGCGTGACCCTGGCCGGCTGGAACCTGCGCTGGCACCCGACGCCCGACAACGGCATCGAAGTCTTCGCAGCGGAGGCGGTGGAGACGGCTTAG
- a CDS encoding alkaline phosphatase translates to MRPSLSLCFAFLLCCSVATAASPRNLILVIGDGMGWDHLVAGRLRQGDVETPLVMERLPVGGHLSTAAAGSHRITDSAASATAMSTGFKTSNGRVGTLSDGRAVPTLFETLRARGWSLGIVTDGDLNGATAGAFTAHVDSRDAKAAIAAQMLALAPDVMVGTTAEFPLDGATAAGVEVRQDRPLAALDLPGGAASVLIGYTAMIDEAASLEQRMNVAGLAAPTLAEATDFALGRLAARKRPFMLLLENDWIDSWSHENDFELLADSVSALDAAVAVALAFAQADGETLVVVTADHECGGLTLPEDAHGAIVAHFSTEKHTAATVPLFAFGPGAERFAGAHDNTAIRRLLLELVQD, encoded by the coding sequence ATGCGCCCGTCGCTCTCCCTGTGCTTTGCCTTCCTGCTGTGCTGTTCCGTTGCCACGGCGGCCTCTCCCCGCAACCTCATCCTCGTGATAGGCGATGGCATGGGGTGGGACCATCTCGTCGCGGGTCGCCTGCGGCAGGGAGACGTGGAGACACCGCTGGTCATGGAGCGACTGCCGGTGGGCGGACACCTGAGCACGGCGGCAGCGGGGTCGCATCGCATCACCGATTCGGCGGCGTCGGCCACCGCCATGTCCACCGGCTTCAAAACGAGCAACGGTCGTGTCGGCACGCTGTCGGATGGCCGGGCGGTGCCGACCTTGTTTGAGACGCTGCGGGCCCGCGGCTGGAGTCTGGGCATCGTGACCGATGGTGATCTGAACGGTGCGACTGCCGGTGCGTTCACCGCGCATGTCGACAGTCGTGATGCAAAGGCGGCCATCGCCGCACAGATGCTCGCCCTCGCGCCCGACGTGATGGTCGGCACCACGGCCGAGTTTCCGTTGGACGGAGCCACCGCGGCCGGCGTGGAAGTGCGGCAGGACCGGCCCCTGGCGGCGCTCGATCTGCCGGGGGGGGCGGCGTCGGTATTAATTGGATACACCGCCATGATCGACGAAGCGGCGTCGCTGGAGCAACGCATGAATGTGGCAGGACTCGCGGCGCCGACCCTGGCGGAGGCGACGGATTTTGCCCTCGGACGACTGGCGGCGCGGAAACGTCCGTTCATGCTGTTGCTGGAGAACGATTGGATCGACAGCTGGAGCCACGAAAACGACTTCGAGTTGCTGGCCGACAGCGTGAGCGCGTTGGACGCGGCCGTCGCGGTGGCCCTAGCTTTTGCGCAGGCGGATGGAGAGACCCTTGTGGTGGTGACGGCCGACCATGAATGTGGCGGCCTCACGCTGCCGGAAGATGCGCATGGCGCGATCGTGGCGCATTTCTCCACCGAAAAACACACGGCTGCGACCGTGCCGCTCTTTGCCTTCGGTCCGGGAGCGGAACGTTTTGCGGGCGCCCACGACAATACCGCGATCCGTCGCCTGTTGCTCGAGCTGGTGCAGGACTGA